One Halioglobus japonicus DNA segment encodes these proteins:
- a CDS encoding LapA family protein yields the protein MKLLRKLISIALILAFAAVGVLFALQNEQLVPLDMLFYTFQPHSLALWVLSAFAIGGVLGLLLSSGMIVRQRASLASANRQLAKARAEVDKLRTAGLTDGE from the coding sequence ATGAAGCTGTTACGCAAACTGATTTCCATTGCTCTGATCCTGGCGTTTGCCGCGGTTGGTGTACTGTTCGCGTTGCAGAATGAGCAGCTGGTACCGCTGGATATGCTGTTCTATACCTTCCAGCCCCACAGCCTGGCGCTGTGGGTGCTCAGTGCGTTTGCGATCGGTGGGGTGCTGGGCTTGTTGCTGTCTTCCGGTATGATCGTGCGTCAGCGCGCATCGCTGGCCAGCGCCAACCGCCAACTGGCCAAGGCGCGAGCCGAAGTGGACAAACTGCGCACGGCGGGCCTCACCGACGGTGAATGA